From Hydrogenispora ethanolica, the proteins below share one genomic window:
- a CDS encoding TetR/AcrR family transcriptional regulator has protein sequence MGVKERKQRDKESIRRKILAAAETLFVQEGYENVSMRKLANRIEYSPTTIYHHFKDKEELLSCLVQEIFTQFIAYQDACLGEGPDADPVTAIRRGMRAYIQFGLENPNYYRLAFASGLLAKASPALGDGGGAPQQAFRILQQLVAAAIEQQYFPARDPALIAQTLWAVNHGITSLLLTHIRITESQQEELIGQVIDTALDGLLHQKLREQG, from the coding sequence ATGGGAGTCAAGGAACGGAAACAACGGGACAAAGAGTCGATCCGCCGCAAGATCCTGGCCGCGGCCGAGACGCTGTTCGTCCAGGAGGGGTATGAGAATGTCTCCATGCGCAAGCTGGCGAACCGGATCGAATACTCCCCCACCACCATCTATCATCATTTCAAAGACAAAGAGGAGCTCCTCTCCTGCCTGGTCCAGGAGATCTTCACCCAGTTCATCGCCTACCAGGACGCTTGCTTGGGCGAAGGGCCGGATGCCGACCCAGTGACCGCCATCCGGCGCGGCATGCGCGCCTACATCCAATTCGGACTGGAGAACCCCAATTATTACCGGCTGGCTTTCGCATCGGGCTTGCTGGCAAAGGCAAGCCCCGCCCTGGGCGACGGGGGCGGCGCTCCGCAGCAGGCCTTCCGGATCCTGCAGCAACTGGTGGCCGCGGCCATCGAGCAGCAGTACTTCCCCGCCCGCGATCCGGCCTTGATCGCTCAGACGCTCTGGGCGGTCAATCACGGGATCACCTCGCTGTTGCTCACCCACATCCGGATCACCGAATCCCAGCAGGAAGAGTTGATAGGGCAGGTAATCGACACCGCCCTGGACGGCTTGCTCCACCAGAAACTACGGGAACAAGGGTAA
- a CDS encoding ROK family transcriptional regulator, whose product MKNKAWSSANLEFVQWSNYLLVLNILRNQGPISRAEISKTTGLSPTTVSYAVNSLLENQLAKEIGVGVSSGGKRPILLEFNPKGSYILTLVLNEFKLLWAVSDLQGELELLEEIPLQGRKGEEALDFLVRTIERALAQAAAANIHPASIGIGISGIVNFKKGEVLYSAGLQWNNLELRAMLEQQFGQEIFVVNDMNAAAYAEKVFQPDLKVANLLYIMVGQKIGAGMIIDHRIFEGCNGSAVEFGHTSVNLHGPRCNCGNYGCLTEYVSEDALLRRIAAAIRQGAPTALEEEALTVPAVARALRSGDPLAVQTVRESVFALSVGITNLVNLFNPELIVIAGDGMVQCDEYFQELKTNIFNMALKTAARDLAISRHRVPRAFLKGVAALAIEAYFEMPRVMTA is encoded by the coding sequence ATGAAAAATAAAGCATGGAGTTCAGCCAATCTGGAGTTTGTGCAATGGTCCAACTACTTGCTGGTCCTAAATATACTGCGCAACCAGGGACCGATTTCGCGGGCGGAGATATCCAAGACCACTGGCTTGAGCCCGACCACCGTGAGCTATGCCGTGAATTCGCTACTCGAAAACCAGCTGGCCAAGGAGATCGGCGTGGGGGTATCCAGCGGCGGGAAGCGGCCGATCCTACTGGAGTTCAACCCCAAAGGCAGTTATATTCTCACGCTGGTACTGAATGAATTCAAGTTGCTTTGGGCTGTCTCCGATCTCCAGGGGGAACTGGAGCTGCTGGAAGAAATCCCGCTCCAAGGGAGAAAAGGCGAGGAAGCCCTGGACTTCCTGGTGCGGACCATCGAGCGGGCGCTGGCCCAGGCCGCGGCGGCGAATATCCACCCCGCCAGCATCGGCATTGGCATTTCCGGTATTGTCAACTTCAAGAAAGGCGAGGTTCTGTACTCCGCCGGACTGCAATGGAACAATCTAGAACTGAGGGCGATGCTCGAACAACAATTCGGCCAGGAGATCTTCGTCGTTAACGATATGAACGCCGCCGCTTACGCCGAGAAAGTCTTCCAGCCCGATCTGAAGGTCGCCAATCTTCTCTACATCATGGTCGGCCAGAAGATCGGCGCCGGGATGATCATCGACCATCGGATCTTTGAGGGATGTAACGGCAGCGCGGTGGAGTTCGGGCACACCAGCGTGAATCTTCACGGCCCGCGCTGCAATTGCGGCAATTACGGCTGCCTCACCGAGTATGTGTCCGAAGACGCGCTGCTGCGGCGGATCGCGGCGGCAATCCGCCAAGGCGCGCCCACCGCGCTGGAGGAGGAGGCGCTGACGGTGCCCGCCGTCGCCCGGGCGCTGCGGAGCGGCGACCCCTTGGCCGTGCAGACGGTGCGGGAAAGCGTCTTCGCGCTGTCGGTTGGCATCACCAACCTGGTCAATCTGTTCAATCCGGAATTGATCGTCATCGCCGGGGACGGAATGGTCCAATGCGATGAGTATTTTCAGGAACTAAAAACGAACATTTTTAACATGGCCCTGAAAACCGCCGCCCGGGATCTGGCCATCAGCCGTCACCGGGTCCCCCGGGCATTTTTAAAGGGAGTCGCCGCGCTGGCCATCGAAGCCTATTTCGAGATGCCGCGGGTGATGACGGCCTGA
- a CDS encoding ABC transporter substrate-binding protein, whose translation MKRKYGFLRLTVILLLLCLTAAAVAQGAGKPVTITMLQPGLEQPNMKQATQKQIDQFEKENPNIKVELITVGWDQAYDKLVNMFQTKTAPDVIYTGTRWVVPFANMKGILPLNKYFPKSKMQQFPKPLMDSEISGGKIYGVPHAFSSKVLFYRSDWIKEPPKTWNELIETAQKVQKEHPGVYGYGAAGAKHVSTTDQFFNVLFSFGGKVFDRSGKCVLNSPQGERALKLYAGFHLDAKIVPSPLEYNREQLPILFKQGKIAMFECGPWAGRMMGLKPDNTEVPYKMALLPAGTEQHCILNSDSLVVSANSKNPAAAWKLIDYLTTLDVQAEYDRDHGLTPILIEEAKMPEFKDDPYFGIFIKAIDNGLPQPQPAIWEPFQDIIANMVQEAFQGVSPKAALAKAVKLIKEQQLEPRR comes from the coding sequence ATGAAAAGGAAGTATGGTTTTCTGCGGTTAACGGTCATTCTCTTGCTCCTGTGCCTGACGGCGGCGGCCGTGGCGCAGGGCGCCGGCAAGCCGGTCACCATCACGATGCTCCAGCCCGGACTGGAACAGCCCAACATGAAACAGGCGACCCAGAAACAGATCGACCAGTTTGAAAAGGAGAACCCCAATATCAAGGTGGAACTGATCACGGTCGGCTGGGACCAGGCCTATGACAAACTGGTCAATATGTTTCAGACCAAAACCGCCCCTGACGTGATTTACACCGGCACCCGCTGGGTCGTCCCCTTCGCCAATATGAAAGGCATTCTCCCGCTGAACAAGTATTTTCCCAAAAGCAAAATGCAGCAATTCCCCAAGCCGCTGATGGACTCGGAAATATCGGGCGGCAAGATCTATGGCGTCCCCCATGCTTTCTCTTCCAAGGTATTGTTTTACCGCTCCGATTGGATCAAGGAACCCCCGAAAACCTGGAATGAACTGATCGAGACCGCCCAAAAGGTCCAGAAGGAACATCCCGGCGTATACGGCTACGGCGCGGCCGGGGCTAAACATGTCTCCACCACCGACCAGTTCTTCAATGTCCTGTTCTCCTTCGGCGGAAAGGTATTCGACCGTTCCGGAAAGTGTGTACTGAATTCGCCCCAGGGAGAACGAGCCTTAAAATTATATGCCGGTTTTCATTTGGATGCCAAGATCGTGCCGAGCCCGCTGGAGTACAACCGGGAGCAGTTGCCGATCCTGTTTAAGCAGGGGAAGATCGCGATGTTCGAGTGCGGTCCGTGGGCCGGCCGGATGATGGGCCTGAAGCCCGACAATACGGAAGTGCCGTACAAAATGGCGTTGTTGCCGGCCGGCACTGAACAGCACTGCATTCTGAACTCCGATTCGCTGGTGGTCTCGGCCAACAGCAAGAACCCCGCCGCCGCCTGGAAGCTGATCGATTACTTAACCACGCTGGACGTCCAGGCCGAATACGATCGCGATCACGGGCTGACCCCGATCCTGATCGAAGAGGCCAAAATGCCGGAGTTCAAAGACGATCCCTATTTCGGGATCTTCATCAAGGCCATCGACAACGGCCTGCCCCAGCCGCAGCCAGCCATCTGGGAGCCTTTCCAGGACATCATCGCCAACATGGTCCAAGAAGCGTTCCAGGGCGTCAGCCCCAAAGCGGCCCTGGCGAAAGCGGTGAAACTCATCAAGGAACAGCAACTGGAACCGAGACGCTAA
- a CDS encoding carbohydrate ABC transporter permease yields the protein MRDSYPAGLPKHDLRRMISPEYSPLCYLAGALLILAVFVAYPILRVLYMSLMHNVLTRPDQGIYFVGLGNFLSLLQNADFLMAFQRTVWWTLLSVAGKTVIGFIIALLLVNITRGKKLFIFLLFIPWVTPNVVGAITWRWIFDGQFGMLNWLLLQLQLISQPISWLSSNFYSFLFTALVDVWVGVPFMAIVFMGGLQMVSQEILESADMDGAGYFKKLFYIKLPVIRPIVLVATTLSAIWTFNSFQIIWPLTRGGPVSATETLIIKAYRLAFGSFDIGMGSAVAVIIFLVLLAFSAFYNQKLSETD from the coding sequence ATGAGGGATTCGTATCCGGCGGGCCTTCCCAAGCATGATCTCCGGCGCATGATCTCTCCCGAATATTCCCCGCTGTGCTATTTGGCCGGGGCCCTGCTTATTCTGGCTGTTTTTGTGGCGTATCCCATCCTCCGGGTGCTTTATATGTCACTGATGCATAATGTCTTGACCCGGCCGGATCAGGGGATCTACTTCGTCGGCCTGGGGAATTTTCTCTCCCTGCTGCAGAATGCCGATTTTTTAATGGCCTTTCAGCGCACGGTCTGGTGGACCCTGCTGTCGGTGGCCGGCAAGACGGTCATCGGCTTCATCATCGCCTTGCTCCTAGTGAACATCACCCGCGGCAAGAAACTCTTCATTTTCCTGCTGTTCATTCCGTGGGTCACGCCGAATGTGGTTGGCGCGATCACCTGGCGCTGGATCTTTGACGGCCAGTTCGGGATGCTCAACTGGCTGCTGCTGCAGTTGCAGCTCATCAGCCAGCCCATCTCCTGGCTGAGCAGCAATTTTTATTCGTTTTTATTCACCGCCCTGGTCGACGTGTGGGTGGGCGTGCCCTTCATGGCCATTGTCTTCATGGGCGGGCTGCAAATGGTATCCCAGGAGATCCTGGAGTCGGCGGATATGGACGGCGCCGGGTACTTCAAGAAGCTGTTTTATATCAAGCTTCCGGTGATCCGGCCGATCGTCCTGGTCGCGACCACGCTGTCGGCGATCTGGACCTTCAATTCGTTTCAGATCATTTGGCCGCTGACCCGGGGCGGACCGGTATCGGCCACCGAGACGCTGATCATTAAAGCATACCGGCTGGCCTTCGGCTCTTTCGACATCGGCATGGGCTCGGCGGTGGCGGTCATCATTTTTCTGGTGCTGCTGGCTTTCAGCGCGTTCTATAATCAAAAACTCAGCGAAACCGACTAA
- a CDS encoding carbohydrate ABC transporter permease, with the protein MQAKHRGSSIISYALLSLIILAMLFPFAVMLSTSLKTYQATFQWPPQWLSHPVMWQNYFEVWVSEYHFSKPFVNSFVVSFFTSLLSILFGFPAAYALTRFRFRGHRALMFVVLLTQMFSPLIIIIGMMQMMSSLGLINSLMGLILSNGAISLPMAIWLLHGYLKGIPLDMEHAAMIDGCSRVVAVRKIIFPIALPAVLMAGIYAFIMAWNNLLFPLAFITDQSLKTIPLALTDFVGMNIVYWHQMMAGGIIATVPIAILFSFVQKFFVAGIMGGAIKE; encoded by the coding sequence TTGCAAGCGAAACATCGCGGTTCATCGATCATTTCCTACGCACTTTTGAGTCTGATCATTCTGGCCATGCTGTTCCCGTTCGCGGTGATGCTGTCGACCTCGTTAAAAACCTATCAAGCGACCTTTCAATGGCCGCCGCAGTGGCTTTCCCACCCGGTGATGTGGCAGAACTACTTCGAGGTCTGGGTCAGCGAATATCATTTTAGCAAACCCTTTGTCAACAGTTTCGTGGTATCCTTCTTTACCAGCTTGTTGAGCATTCTTTTCGGTTTTCCGGCGGCGTACGCGCTGACCCGCTTCCGTTTCCGAGGCCACCGGGCGCTGATGTTCGTGGTGCTGCTGACCCAGATGTTTTCGCCGCTGATCATTATCATCGGAATGATGCAGATGATGAGTTCGCTCGGGCTCATCAACAGCCTGATGGGCTTGATCCTGTCCAACGGGGCCATCTCCCTGCCGATGGCCATCTGGCTGCTGCACGGATACTTGAAAGGCATACCGCTGGATATGGAGCACGCGGCGATGATCGACGGCTGTTCCAGGGTAGTGGCGGTGCGGAAGATCATTTTTCCCATCGCCCTCCCCGCCGTGCTCATGGCCGGTATTTACGCCTTCATCATGGCCTGGAACAATCTGCTTTTTCCGCTCGCCTTCATCACCGATCAGTCCTTAAAGACCATTCCTTTGGCACTGACCGATTTTGTGGGCATGAATATTGTCTATTGGCATCAGATGATGGCCGGGGGAATCATTGCCACCGTGCCGATAGCGATCCTGTTCAGTTTCGTGCAAAAGTTCTTTGTGGCCGGGATCATGGGCGGCGCTATCAAAGAGTAG
- a CDS encoding Gfo/Idh/MocA family protein: MLEAALIGAGNRGNDVYGGYALEHPEEIRFVAIAEPDAAKRKRFAELHGVPENRQFVSWQDLMAQPKLCDLLFICSLDRMHYEPTLLALDQGYHVMLEKPMATELEKCIAMVRAAKLRPGKLTVAHVLRYTPFFGKIKELISSGAIGEVVEINLDENVGYWHYAHSYVRGNWANSRESSPMILAKSCHDMDLLVWLSGKKPLRLASFGSLQYFKSENAPEGSAERCLDCPLKHQCPYSAVRQYLGQDTGWPVSVISQDLSSAARVDALRKGPYGRCVYKCDNNVVDHQTVHVEFEGGTIANFTMCGLTHELSREIKIMGTLGIIQGKFESNRIAVHYFGREEELITTPQCPGRHGGGDYGLMEQLIKAEREGKMAADTSAEVSLSSHVMAFAAEESRLTGRVIQLDQFSRLPGSSDGA; the protein is encoded by the coding sequence ATGCTTGAAGCTGCATTAATCGGTGCCGGAAATCGCGGGAACGATGTCTATGGCGGGTATGCTCTGGAACACCCGGAGGAGATCCGCTTCGTCGCTATCGCCGAACCCGATGCCGCAAAAAGGAAACGCTTCGCCGAATTGCACGGGGTGCCGGAGAACCGGCAATTCGTTTCGTGGCAGGATTTAATGGCCCAGCCGAAGTTGTGCGATCTCCTGTTCATCTGCTCGCTGGACCGGATGCATTACGAGCCGACGCTGCTGGCGTTGGACCAGGGATACCATGTGATGCTGGAGAAACCCATGGCGACCGAGCTGGAGAAGTGCATCGCCATGGTCCGGGCGGCGAAGCTCCGGCCGGGAAAGCTGACAGTGGCCCACGTGCTGCGCTATACGCCGTTTTTCGGAAAGATCAAAGAACTGATCAGCTCCGGCGCCATCGGGGAGGTGGTGGAGATCAACCTGGATGAAAACGTGGGGTATTGGCATTACGCCCATAGCTATGTCAGGGGAAACTGGGCCAATTCCCGGGAATCCTCCCCGATGATCCTGGCGAAAAGCTGCCATGACATGGACCTGTTGGTGTGGCTTTCCGGAAAAAAACCGCTACGGCTGGCTTCCTTCGGCTCCTTACAATACTTTAAATCTGAAAACGCTCCGGAAGGTTCCGCCGAGCGCTGCCTGGACTGTCCCTTGAAGCACCAGTGCCCTTATTCCGCTGTCCGGCAATACCTGGGCCAGGATACCGGCTGGCCGGTGAGCGTCATCAGCCAGGATTTATCGAGCGCCGCGAGAGTGGACGCCTTGCGCAAGGGCCCTTACGGAAGGTGCGTCTACAAGTGCGATAATAATGTGGTGGATCACCAGACGGTCCATGTGGAATTCGAGGGGGGGACCATCGCCAATTTCACCATGTGCGGCCTCACCCACGAACTGTCCCGAGAGATCAAGATCATGGGGACGCTGGGCATCATCCAAGGAAAATTCGAAAGCAACCGGATTGCAGTCCATTATTTCGGCAGGGAGGAGGAGCTTATCACGACGCCCCAATGCCCGGGCCGCCATGGCGGCGGCGACTACGGCCTGATGGAACAGCTGATCAAGGCGGAGCGCGAAGGCAAAATGGCCGCCGATACCTCGGCGGAGGTCTCATTATCCAGCCATGTGATGGCTTTCGCCGCCGAAGAATCCCGTTTGACCGGGAGAGTGATTCAACTGGACCAATTTTCGCGCCTTCCGGGAAGCTCCGACGGAGCATAA
- a CDS encoding methyl-accepting chemotaxis protein, producing the protein MAEETVWGSMARRSLKAKLIGGLLLIVLVLGGVGIGSYIALRSVITQLNTMTETTIIANDLIAPALAIPEQLNQFFLLKKDESRQEISDNLAILQKDVDLLKTQVWDEDGAGLVDSLANIIQTYRERIDEAFNYLDKQQDSTAAAAAGDGADVKKIGGLVQNTIQGFHERSAEVKKTGGFIKDTVQELIATELNYYRKVKAMLDRRLNQLGFLILGILIVTAGLSTLLAGLYLTKITGTISRLAYAAQRIAAGDLRVEDVGVTSRDEIAILANSFNKMSENLQQLIGKIGASSAQVAVSARFLQESADQSTRASEQIAATIQQISLGATEQSHESQKTVDVVNELLAGNEKISANAGRVLETSEKATQAAALGNQKIAGLISQIGVIEEKFGAIQTVTDSLRQRSDEIGEILGAITQISSQTSLLSLNASIEAARAGEYGRGFAIVADEVKKLAEGSEQSVIDITQILEEIQRLSEQVAASILAGVKEVKNGNAVAQEARVAFQAIVNTSLEVEQQVKQMTEEIQKMVGEIKNVEGMSQTIATIAEESSASSEEVAAAAEEQTAGLEEILSSASTLSRMAVELRETVQQFSV; encoded by the coding sequence ATGGCTGAGGAGACGGTCTGGGGTTCCATGGCGAGGCGTTCGTTAAAAGCGAAACTGATCGGGGGCTTGCTCCTCATCGTGCTGGTCCTGGGCGGCGTGGGCATCGGCTCCTATATCGCGTTGCGTTCGGTCATCACCCAGTTGAATACCATGACCGAGACCACCATCATCGCCAATGACCTCATCGCGCCGGCCCTGGCCATTCCGGAGCAGCTGAACCAGTTCTTCCTGTTGAAGAAGGATGAATCTCGGCAGGAAATCTCCGACAATCTGGCCATTCTCCAAAAAGACGTGGATTTATTGAAGACTCAGGTCTGGGACGAGGACGGCGCCGGCCTGGTGGACTCCTTGGCGAATATCATCCAAACGTACCGGGAGCGGATCGATGAAGCCTTCAATTATCTCGACAAGCAACAGGACAGCACCGCCGCGGCCGCCGCGGGCGACGGGGCCGATGTTAAGAAAATCGGCGGTCTGGTGCAAAATACGATTCAAGGCTTTCACGAGCGCTCGGCAGAGGTCAAAAAGACGGGCGGGTTTATCAAGGATACGGTCCAGGAACTGATCGCCACCGAATTGAACTACTACCGGAAAGTCAAGGCAATGTTGGACCGGCGCCTCAATCAACTGGGCTTTCTCATTCTGGGGATCCTGATCGTCACCGCCGGACTCAGCACCCTGCTGGCCGGGCTCTACCTTACCAAAATCACCGGAACCATCTCGCGGCTGGCCTACGCGGCCCAACGCATCGCTGCCGGAGACCTGCGGGTCGAGGATGTCGGGGTCACCTCCAGGGACGAAATCGCGATCCTGGCCAACTCCTTTAATAAAATGAGCGAAAATCTGCAGCAGCTGATCGGCAAGATCGGCGCCAGCAGCGCCCAGGTGGCGGTATCGGCCCGCTTTTTGCAGGAGAGCGCCGATCAGAGCACCCGGGCCAGCGAGCAAATTGCCGCCACCATTCAACAGATATCGCTTGGCGCCACCGAGCAGTCCCATGAATCCCAAAAGACGGTGGACGTCGTCAATGAACTGTTGGCGGGGAATGAGAAGATCTCCGCCAATGCCGGACGCGTCCTGGAAACTTCGGAGAAGGCCACGCAAGCCGCTGCCCTGGGCAACCAAAAGATCGCCGGACTGATCAGCCAGATCGGGGTGATTGAGGAGAAATTCGGCGCGATTCAGACCGTGACCGACAGTCTGCGGCAGCGTTCCGACGAGATCGGCGAGATCCTCGGGGCCATTACCCAGATCTCTTCCCAGACGAGCCTGTTGTCGCTGAATGCCTCGATCGAGGCGGCCCGCGCCGGGGAATACGGCCGGGGCTTCGCCATCGTCGCCGACGAGGTCAAGAAACTGGCGGAGGGCAGCGAACAATCGGTCATCGATATCACCCAGATCCTGGAGGAGATCCAGCGCCTGTCGGAACAGGTGGCCGCCAGCATTTTGGCAGGAGTCAAGGAGGTCAAAAACGGCAACGCCGTCGCCCAGGAAGCCCGGGTGGCCTTCCAGGCGATCGTGAACACCAGCCTCGAAGTGGAGCAGCAAGTGAAGCAGATGACAGAGGAGATTCAAAAGATGGTCGGCGAGATCAAAAATGTCGAGGGAATGAGCCAAACCATCGCCACCATCGCCGAGGAATCCTCCGCCAGCAGCGAAGAGGTGGCCGCCGCCGCCGAAGAGCAGACCGCCGGGCTGGAGGAGATCCTGAGCTCCGCCTCGACGCTCTCCCGGATGGCCGTGGAGCTGCGTGAAACGGTGCAACAGTTCAGCGTGTAA
- a CDS encoding GNAT family N-acetyltransferase, translating into MNEEIELQDLSAADRTAVIAIFNDAIENSFAAYPEHPVSYEFFDMILHSVKGYPSATLRTPAGMVIGFGFLRPYHLIPVFRRTAEISYFIKPEYTGRGLGQRLLDHLLAGARQMEVDCIVASISSLNPPSLKFHRKHGFQECGRFLRVGRKKGTDFDVVWMQRLL; encoded by the coding sequence ATGAATGAAGAAATCGAGTTGCAAGACCTTTCGGCTGCCGATCGAACGGCGGTCATCGCCATTTTCAATGATGCCATTGAGAACAGCTTCGCGGCCTATCCCGAACATCCGGTGAGCTACGAGTTCTTTGACATGATCCTGCATTCCGTCAAAGGATATCCGTCAGCCACCCTCCGGACTCCGGCGGGCATGGTCATTGGATTCGGTTTTCTCCGGCCTTATCATCTTATCCCCGTCTTTCGCAGGACGGCCGAGATCTCCTATTTTATCAAACCGGAGTATACCGGCCGCGGCCTGGGCCAGCGGCTGCTCGATCATTTGTTGGCGGGAGCGCGGCAAATGGAGGTGGACTGCATCGTGGCCAGCATCAGTTCACTGAATCCGCCCAGCCTCAAGTTTCACAGGAAGCACGGATTTCAGGAATGTGGCCGTTTCCTGCGGGTCGGCCGCAAAAAAGGAACGGATTTTGATGTAGTCTGGATGCAGCGGTTGCTATAA
- a CDS encoding 6-phosphofructokinase, with the protein MSLKEQLRKTRRGMTLWNEHTDSLIQYQVERRETGQRVLHPSANVIDEKAFLTDDANIAVLSDIEILEVFQEYNRRELPRFLLAGARRELRLNPAELKVGVLTAGGNAPGLNVIVDSIVKHQFALGTEYCKQHGITLRAGFPPDLKFTGIIGGYRGLLNLDQTDREWTMPLNPLVTDPWTHLGCSNLHALRAERRKDNIDRMAENVQKLDLDILYAIGGDGTLRAAGQLADKLKENGHKCLVVTGPKTMDNDINFTDYSFGFRTTVDNAIQMLRDFHREAETLERVAVVQLFGAGSGFVALHTAYASDDADYVLIPEALGETVGDALAELDRCVERIKKRREKRMHALLVVAEGAVPILKVALDAKRDGLPLGTRVDEQFMQGAREKLDNAFLALMDYFKANIAPDIFYVQPRHLIRATPPNGFDIDLCKYTGRLMVDTALAGYTQCTVNLWQGNYVLVPIITAVAGLKKVNTYDYYYNSMTEKYRLD; encoded by the coding sequence ATGAGCCTCAAGGAACAGCTTCGAAAGACGCGGCGAGGCATGACGCTTTGGAATGAACATACCGACAGCCTCATTCAGTACCAGGTGGAGCGGCGGGAGACCGGCCAACGGGTGCTTCATCCGTCGGCCAATGTGATCGATGAGAAGGCGTTTCTGACCGATGACGCCAATATCGCCGTGCTTTCGGATATTGAGATTTTGGAAGTATTCCAGGAATATAACCGGCGCGAGTTGCCCCGGTTCCTGCTGGCCGGCGCCCGCCGCGAACTCCGGCTGAACCCTGCCGAGCTCAAGGTGGGAGTATTGACCGCCGGCGGCAATGCCCCCGGTTTGAACGTGATTGTGGATTCCATCGTCAAACACCAATTCGCCTTGGGCACCGAATACTGCAAGCAGCATGGAATCACGCTGCGGGCGGGATTTCCGCCGGATCTGAAGTTCACCGGGATCATCGGCGGGTATCGCGGCCTGTTGAATTTGGACCAAACGGACCGGGAATGGACCATGCCTCTGAATCCGTTGGTCACCGATCCCTGGACCCATCTCGGCTGCAGCAATCTGCACGCCCTCCGCGCCGAGCGGCGCAAGGACAATATCGACCGGATGGCCGAGAACGTCCAAAAACTGGACCTGGATATCCTGTACGCCATCGGCGGCGACGGCACCCTGCGGGCCGCCGGCCAGCTGGCCGACAAACTGAAGGAGAACGGTCATAAGTGTCTGGTGGTCACCGGGCCGAAGACCATGGACAATGACATCAACTTTACCGACTATTCGTTCGGCTTCCGGACCACGGTGGACAATGCCATCCAGATGCTGCGCGATTTTCACCGCGAGGCGGAGACCCTGGAAAGGGTGGCCGTGGTGCAGCTGTTCGGAGCGGGCAGCGGCTTCGTAGCGCTGCATACCGCCTATGCCAGCGACGACGCGGATTATGTGCTGATTCCGGAGGCGCTCGGCGAGACGGTCGGCGACGCTCTGGCGGAGTTGGACCGGTGTGTGGAGCGGATCAAAAAACGCCGCGAGAAACGGATGCATGCCTTGCTGGTGGTGGCCGAAGGAGCCGTGCCCATTCTCAAAGTGGCGCTGGATGCCAAACGGGACGGCCTTCCCCTCGGGACCCGGGTGGATGAACAATTCATGCAAGGAGCCAGGGAGAAGCTGGACAACGCTTTCCTGGCGCTGATGGATTACTTCAAGGCCAATATTGCCCCGGATATCTTTTACGTGCAGCCGCGGCACCTGATCCGGGCTACGCCGCCCAATGGCTTTGACATCGATCTCTGTAAGTACACCGGCCGCCTGATGGTCGACACCGCGCTGGCCGGATACACCCAATGCACCGTCAATCTTTGGCAGGGCAATTATGTGTTGGTCCCCATCATCACCGCGGTGGCCGGGCTGAAGAAGGTCAATACCTATGATTACTATTACAATTCCATGACCGAGAAGTACCGCCTGGATTGA